From Bacillota bacterium, the proteins below share one genomic window:
- a CDS encoding ferredoxin, producing MRVTVDQEICIGCPFCESVCIELFRVDGGLAFVLLDPVPPELEACAREAAEACPVGCIALHADDEPVEPRLLASILREPAP from the coding sequence ATGCGCGTCACCGTCGACCAGGAGATCTGCATCGGCTGCCCGTTCTGCGAGTCGGTCTGCATCGAGCTCTTCCGCGTGGACGGGGGTCTCGCCTTCGTCCTCCTCGACCCCGTCCCCCCGGAGCTCGAGGCGTGCGCCCGGGAGGCGGCGGAGGCCTGCCCGGTCGGGTGCATCGCGCTCCACGCCGACGACGAGCCGGTCGAGCCCCGCCTCCTGGCCTCGATCCTGCGGGAGCCCGCCCCCTGA
- a CDS encoding Crp/Fnr family transcriptional regulator, whose amino-acid sequence MPSDGRVSELLARSPIFTGLDPGSLAAIGALLRRRQLAPSQVLFEQGEPVTDLFVIESGLIKAFVLTPGGRQQTINLLGAGEVVPHVGFLEGSTYPATATALEPTTLWALGRDPLMALLRRDAQLAIRLLEITARRLAELQHRLQETALGDLRQRVAYALVRLASEHGRGEGRWRTLPAGITHQEIANLAGVSRESVSRMMSRFQRNGWVREGAEGHRLDVAALAREMEGFDRR is encoded by the coding sequence ATGCCCAGCGACGGCCGTGTCTCCGAGCTGCTGGCGCGGAGCCCGATCTTCACCGGCCTGGATCCGGGCTCCCTCGCGGCCATCGGCGCGCTGCTCCGCCGCCGGCAGCTGGCGCCCTCCCAGGTGCTCTTCGAACAGGGCGAGCCCGTCACCGACCTCTTCGTCATCGAGAGCGGCCTGATCAAAGCCTTCGTCCTGACGCCGGGAGGGCGGCAGCAGACCATCAACCTGCTGGGCGCGGGCGAGGTCGTGCCCCACGTGGGCTTCCTGGAAGGAAGCACCTATCCCGCCACCGCCACCGCCCTCGAGCCGACCACCCTCTGGGCGCTCGGGCGCGACCCGCTGATGGCGCTCCTCCGCCGGGACGCCCAGCTCGCCATCCGCCTCCTGGAGATCACCGCCCGGCGGCTGGCCGAGCTCCAGCACCGGCTCCAGGAGACCGCGCTGGGCGACCTCCGCCAGCGCGTGGCCTATGCGCTGGTCCGCCTGGCGAGCGAGCACGGGCGCGGCGAGGGCCGCTGGCGGACGCTCCCGGCGGGGATCACGCACCAGGAGATCGCCAACCTGGCGGGGGTCAGCCGCGAGAGCGTCAGCCGCATGATGAGCCGCTTCCAGCGGAACGGCTGGGTGCGCGAGGGAGCGGAAGGCCATCGCCTGGACGTGGCGGCGCTCGCCCGGGAGATGGAGGGGTTCGACCGCCGCTGA
- a CDS encoding TIGR04053 family radical SAM/SPASM domain-containing protein, with the protein MPALAFDQKPFIVIWETTRACQLACRHCRARAVRRRHPGELSTEEAFGLVDQLVEMDRPLFVLTGGDPMERDDLVEIVRYASARGLVTSITPSATPRVTFERMRALREAGLAHWAFSLDGSTPEIHDRFRGFPGTFALTMERIGWLRQLGIPLQINTTVSRFNVDDLPAMAELVERLGAVRWSLFFLIPTGRARLGDLLSPEQHEQVLLWLDDLSRQVPYDIKTTEGPQIRRIRAMREAAATGGGSPSAEDAEVVETATEAGRREAGGVPRSRRPVWDGNGILFVSHVGEVYPSGFLPVVVGSVRETPLARLYQGSPVLQALRDPSRYRGKCGYCPFRRLCGGSRARAYAVTGEYLEADPFCTYIPDPRAAAREGTGARAG; encoded by the coding sequence ATGCCGGCCCTGGCATTCGATCAGAAGCCCTTCATCGTCATCTGGGAGACGACGCGTGCCTGCCAGCTGGCCTGCCGCCACTGCCGGGCGCGGGCGGTGCGCCGGCGCCACCCCGGCGAGCTGAGCACCGAAGAGGCCTTCGGCCTCGTCGACCAGCTGGTGGAGATGGACCGGCCGCTCTTCGTGCTGACAGGCGGCGACCCCATGGAGCGCGACGACCTGGTGGAGATCGTCCGCTACGCCAGCGCGCGGGGGCTCGTCACCTCCATCACGCCCAGCGCCACGCCCAGGGTGACCTTCGAGCGCATGCGGGCGTTGCGCGAGGCCGGTCTCGCCCACTGGGCGTTCAGCCTGGACGGCTCCACCCCGGAGATCCACGACCGCTTCCGCGGGTTCCCCGGGACCTTCGCCCTGACCATGGAGAGAATCGGCTGGCTTCGGCAGCTCGGGATCCCCCTGCAGATCAACACCACCGTCAGCCGTTTCAACGTGGACGACCTGCCGGCCATGGCGGAGCTGGTGGAACGGCTGGGGGCGGTCCGCTGGAGCCTCTTCTTCCTGATCCCCACCGGCCGCGCGCGCCTGGGCGACCTGCTCTCGCCCGAACAGCACGAGCAGGTCCTGCTCTGGCTCGACGACCTGAGCCGGCAGGTGCCGTATGACATCAAGACCACCGAGGGGCCCCAGATCCGCCGCATCCGGGCGATGCGCGAGGCGGCGGCGACGGGAGGAGGGTCGCCGTCCGCGGAGGACGCCGAGGTCGTCGAGACGGCGACGGAGGCCGGTCGGAGGGAGGCGGGGGGCGTCCCGCGCAGCCGGCGGCCGGTCTGGGACGGAAACGGCATCCTCTTCGTCTCCCACGTGGGGGAGGTGTACCCGTCCGGCTTCCTCCCCGTGGTCGTGGGCAGCGTGCGCGAGACGCCCCTGGCCCGGCTCTACCAGGGGTCGCCCGTCCTGCAGGCGCTGCGCGACCCCTCCCGGTACCGAGGGAAGTGCGGCTACTGCCCGTTCCGCCGGCTCTGCGGCGGCTCGCGGGCACGCGCCTATGCCGTGACGGGAGAGTACCTGGAGGCCGATCCCTTCTGCACCTACATTCCCGACCCGCGCGCCGCCGCGCGGGAAGGGACCGGGGCTAGGGCGGGCTGA
- a CDS encoding M67 family metallopeptidase gives MEATGGEPARGGDRLELPRGLVREMLAYARSQLPNEACGLLGGRAGRAERFYPATNQEASPTAYSIPAEELLRILTSLEGEQLELVAVFHSHPRGRAYPSPVDIRQAYYPEAVYLIASLAGPEPELRGYRIRRGRAERVALAFPGEGSAWRGRPEGATGRL, from the coding sequence TTGGAAGCGACCGGCGGGGAGCCGGCGCGGGGCGGGGACCGGCTCGAACTTCCCCGGGGGCTGGTGCGGGAGATGCTGGCCTACGCACGGAGCCAGCTCCCCAACGAGGCGTGCGGTCTCCTGGGCGGCCGGGCCGGCCGGGCCGAGCGCTTCTATCCGGCCACGAACCAGGAAGCCAGCCCCACCGCCTACTCCATCCCGGCGGAGGAACTCCTCCGTATCCTCACGAGCCTCGAAGGCGAGCAGCTCGAGCTGGTCGCCGTCTTCCACTCGCACCCGCGCGGTCGCGCCTATCCCTCGCCCGTCGACATCCGCCAGGCGTACTACCCGGAGGCCGTCTACCTGATCGCCTCGCTGGCCGGACCGGAGCCGGAGCTGCGCGGCTACCGCATCCGGCGCGGACGGGCGGAGAGGGTCGCCCTGGCGTTCCCGGGCGAAGGGAGCGCCTGGCGAGGGCGGCCCGAGGGGGCAACCGGGCGACTTTAG
- a CDS encoding helix-turn-helix domain-containing protein, translated as MSQAGLEEELEPEPSHAGPVLCGEFQRAAELVGRRWVVEILWTLGEGPLRFMQIRRRVPGLSDRLLSQRLQELEREELVAREVDASSRPVRVAYALTSRGRGLVQVLRHLHGWAHQWV; from the coding sequence ATGTCGCAGGCCGGGCTCGAAGAGGAGCTGGAGCCGGAGCCGAGCCATGCCGGCCCGGTCCTCTGCGGGGAGTTCCAGCGCGCCGCGGAGCTGGTCGGGCGGCGCTGGGTGGTGGAGATCCTCTGGACGCTGGGCGAGGGACCGCTGCGCTTCATGCAGATCCGGCGGCGTGTGCCCGGGTTGAGCGACCGTCTCCTCTCGCAGCGCCTTCAGGAGCTGGAGCGGGAAGAGCTCGTGGCGCGCGAGGTGGACGCCTCCTCGCGCCCGGTTCGGGTCGCCTACGCGCTCACCTCCAGGGGCCGCGGGCTGGTCCAGGTGCTCCGCCACCTCCACGGCTGGGCTCACCAGTGGGTCTGA
- the greA gene encoding transcription elongation factor GreA → MDEEVILTQEGLKKLESELEELKRRRLVVAARLHDARELGDLSENGEYQAAREEQGQLERRIAALEATLQKARVADPRSSDPGAIAVGSRVEVEVEDPDDPGREVLRIVGPSEADPAAGRISYQSPVGSALMGRRAGETVEVKLPGGALVRYKVLDVRVDEPASG, encoded by the coding sequence GTGGATGAGGAGGTCATCCTCACCCAGGAAGGCTTGAAGAAGCTGGAGAGCGAGCTCGAGGAGCTGAAGAGGCGGCGGTTGGTGGTGGCCGCCCGGCTCCATGACGCCCGGGAACTGGGCGACCTCTCGGAGAACGGCGAGTACCAGGCGGCGCGGGAGGAGCAGGGCCAGCTGGAACGCCGGATCGCCGCGCTCGAGGCGACGCTCCAGAAGGCCAGGGTCGCCGACCCCCGCAGCAGCGATCCCGGCGCCATCGCGGTCGGCTCCCGGGTCGAGGTGGAGGTGGAGGACCCCGACGACCCGGGGCGCGAGGTGCTCCGGATCGTCGGGCCCTCCGAGGCGGACCCGGCCGCCGGCCGGATCTCCTACCAGTCGCCGGTGGGCTCCGCCCTCATGGGACGGAGGGCCGGCGAGACGGTGGAGGTGAAGCTTCCCGGCGGCGCGCTGGTCCGCTACAAGGTGCTGGATGTCCGGGTCGACGAACCGGCGTCCGGCTGA
- a CDS encoding SIS domain-containing protein, whose protein sequence is MKPAEVLQEYGRRVEALLRRLVEREAGAVEQAARLVADAVAGGGVVFTFGTGHSHLVAEEVAYRAGVLVPVDAILEPSLTGHQDVTKSEFLERLEGFGRAIVEHRRLTPADVLIVISNSGRNAAPIEVAMEARARGVPVVAITSLPYSQAVGSRHSSGRKLYEVADVVVDTGTPLGEGLLRLPGLEQPLAPASGVVGIFAVQAIFALAAALLVERGLEPPVWESGNLDGASERNARRMERYRGRIRVW, encoded by the coding sequence ATGAAGCCGGCAGAGGTATTGCAGGAGTATGGCCGCAGGGTGGAGGCGCTGCTGAGACGGTTGGTGGAGCGGGAGGCCGGCGCCGTCGAGCAGGCGGCCAGGCTGGTGGCGGATGCGGTGGCGGGCGGGGGCGTGGTCTTCACCTTCGGCACGGGCCACTCCCATCTGGTCGCCGAGGAGGTCGCCTACCGGGCGGGCGTCCTGGTGCCGGTCGACGCCATCCTCGAGCCCAGCCTGACCGGCCACCAGGACGTGACCAAGAGCGAGTTCCTGGAGCGCCTGGAGGGCTTCGGGCGCGCGATCGTCGAACACCGGAGGCTCACCCCGGCCGACGTGCTGATCGTGATCTCCAACTCGGGGAGGAATGCGGCTCCCATCGAGGTGGCGATGGAGGCCCGGGCGCGGGGCGTTCCGGTGGTGGCCATCACCAGCCTGCCGTACTCGCAGGCGGTGGGCTCGCGCCACTCCTCCGGCCGGAAGCTCTACGAGGTGGCCGACGTGGTGGTGGACACCGGAACGCCCCTGGGTGAAGGTCTCCTCCGCCTCCCCGGCCTGGAGCAGCCGCTGGCTCCGGCCTCCGGGGTGGTGGGGATCTTCGCCGTCCAGGCGATCTTCGCGCTCGCCGCCGCGCTGCTGGTCGAGCGCGGCCTCGAGCCGCCGGTCTGGGAGAGCGGGAACCTGGACGGCGCCAGCGAGCGGAACGCGCGCCGGATGGAGCGCTACCGGGGCCGGATCCGCGTCTGGTGA
- a CDS encoding LCP family protein — MNQEAQRDSAAPAAPPPPSPARGDLPEPGRRRWLLAGASFLLLALLAAAGAHRSFAPRLPPAARAATAPPAVSVAEAMTGDLPPVSVLVLGVQQAQTLHQPPLTDSILLARLDPGRQRAALLSIPRDLWVPIPGHGHDRINTAYELGGAPLVKQVVAQLTGIRPDYYVVLDYDSFRRLIDDLGGVTVDVPYTLDDPRFPAPDMIHYRHLLIPKGVQHMDGQMALDYVRERHADPLGDLGRAQRQQQLLLALKQQFLRVQNLPRIPRILDDLGRTIRTDFPAGQVLAYAAALEAVPQDRVAHGLLAYANGAVSNWVTPAGADVLLPHPDAIRRVVAVTFGLPPFPGRVPLPVPG, encoded by the coding sequence GTGAACCAGGAAGCACAGCGCGACAGCGCCGCCCCGGCCGCGCCCCCGCCCCCCTCCCCCGCGCGGGGGGACCTCCCTGAACCCGGGCGCCGCCGCTGGCTTCTCGCCGGAGCCTCCTTCCTCCTCCTGGCGCTCCTCGCCGCGGCCGGGGCCCACCGCTCCTTCGCGCCCAGGCTGCCGCCGGCGGCGCGGGCGGCGACCGCCCCACCCGCGGTCTCCGTGGCCGAGGCGATGACCGGGGATCTGCCGCCGGTCTCGGTGCTGGTGCTGGGCGTCCAGCAGGCGCAGACGCTCCACCAGCCGCCCCTGACCGACTCCATCCTGCTCGCCCGGCTCGATCCCGGCCGCCAGCGCGCCGCGCTCCTCTCCATCCCGCGCGACCTCTGGGTCCCCATCCCCGGCCACGGCCACGACCGCATCAACACCGCCTACGAGCTCGGCGGCGCGCCGCTGGTCAAGCAGGTGGTCGCCCAGCTGACCGGCATCCGCCCCGACTACTACGTCGTCCTCGACTACGACAGCTTCCGCCGCCTGATCGACGACCTCGGCGGGGTGACCGTCGACGTCCCCTACACCCTCGACGACCCCCGCTTCCCCGCCCCCGACATGATCCACTACCGGCACCTGCTCATCCCCAAGGGCGTCCAGCACATGGACGGCCAGATGGCCCTGGACTACGTGCGCGAGCGCCACGCCGACCCCCTGGGCGACCTGGGCCGCGCCCAGCGCCAGCAGCAGCTCCTGCTCGCCCTCAAGCAGCAGTTCCTGCGCGTCCAGAACCTGCCCCGGATCCCCCGCATCCTGGACGACCTGGGCAGGACGATCCGCACCGACTTCCCCGCCGGCCAGGTCCTCGCCTACGCCGCCGCCCTGGAGGCCGTCCCCCAGGACCGCGTCGCCCACGGCCTCCTCGCCTACGCCAACGGCGCCGTCAGCAACTGGGTCACCCCCGCGGGCGCCGACGTCCTCCTCCCCCACCCCGACGCCATCCGGCGCGTGGTGGCGGTCACCTTCGGCCTGCCGCCCTTCCCGGGCCGCGTCCCGTTGCCGGTGCCGGGGTGA
- a CDS encoding aldo/keto reductase: MTGSAAAGTPGVELPRREIPGSRVWIPVMGQGTWGMGEARARFAAEVEALRLGIEEGLTLIDTAEFYGAGGAERVVGEAVRDCRERVFLVTKLWPSHAGRSEALAALSSALKRLGTEYVDAVLLHWPTRSVPLEETLAAFREMRERGLARFTGVSNFDLRWLQAAGRALGSGERLVFDEIPYGLGDRRAERSVLPWVREHGLLALAYSPLAHGRFRRWQGWERLEALARRLGRTATQLALAWLVRQPAVVAIPKAVRPEHIRQNAEAARLPLDEATLAEIEAAFPAPGRELRPALPPYNLFFRLAWAATHRRAPGGPA; this comes from the coding sequence ATGACCGGCTCTGCGGCCGCCGGAACGCCCGGGGTGGAGCTTCCGCGGCGCGAGATCCCGGGGAGCCGGGTCTGGATCCCCGTCATGGGCCAGGGCACCTGGGGGATGGGGGAGGCGCGGGCCCGCTTCGCGGCGGAGGTGGAGGCGCTCCGCCTGGGCATCGAGGAGGGGCTGACGCTCATCGACACCGCCGAGTTCTACGGGGCGGGCGGTGCGGAGCGGGTGGTGGGCGAGGCGGTCCGTGACTGCCGGGAGCGGGTCTTCCTGGTCACCAAGCTCTGGCCTTCGCACGCCGGGCGGAGCGAGGCGCTGGCCGCCCTGTCGTCGGCGCTCAAGCGGCTCGGCACGGAGTACGTGGACGCGGTCCTCCTCCACTGGCCCACCCGATCGGTGCCCCTCGAGGAGACGCTGGCGGCCTTCCGGGAGATGCGGGAACGGGGCCTCGCCCGCTTCACCGGCGTCAGCAACTTCGACCTCCGCTGGCTCCAGGCCGCCGGCCGGGCGCTGGGGAGCGGAGAGCGGCTGGTCTTCGACGAGATCCCCTACGGTCTGGGCGACCGGCGCGCCGAGCGCTCGGTCCTGCCCTGGGTCAGGGAGCATGGGCTGCTGGCCCTGGCGTACAGCCCCCTGGCCCACGGCCGCTTCCGCCGCTGGCAGGGCTGGGAGCGGCTGGAGGCATTGGCCCGGCGGCTCGGGCGGACCGCCACCCAGCTGGCGCTGGCCTGGCTGGTCCGGCAGCCGGCGGTGGTCGCCATCCCCAAGGCGGTGCGGCCGGAGCACATCCGGCAGAACGCCGAAGCGGCCCGCCTCCCGCTGGACGAGGCGACCCTGGCCGAGATCGAGGCGGCCTTCCCCGCTCCCGGGCGGGAGCTGCGACCGGCGCTCCCGCCCTACAACCTCTTCTTCCGGCTGGCCTGGGCCGCGACGCACCGGCGGGCACCGGGCGGCCCGGCCTGA